Proteins from a single region of Crassaminicella profunda:
- a CDS encoding UPF0182 family protein, translated as MRKAKGAFWGIGVVVVLFLLTSFTTIINFVTDYQWFKEVGYDKVFLTKLMTQFKMGIPIFIVLTLLIHFYLLSIKKNYNKKIDTAYTKISEKGINRIALGISTIVSFLATMTVCSNLWFEILKFFNATKFNILDPIFKNDISFYMLKLPFLEQIYYLLMSFIVFLVIVTVIFYMILMSVKRPTLFDVNHEPEDNVRRIHPNVNMNNGKQLLNIALGQLTVLGVSFFVILGLGYVFKTYDLLYSPRGVAYGASFTDIHVTLWIYRAKIVLAIISAVLLMVGAKRKQLRLVLTGPVIMIVLSILGNVAALGVQNFIVAPDEISKERIYLDHNINYTKMAYGLDHIEEKDFSAKQNLTREDLEKNIETIKNIRINDYRPTKQFYNQSQGIRLYYQFHDVDIDRYNIDGQLTQVFLSGREINEEKINEQWINQHLKYTHGYGAALSPVNAITSQGQPDLLIKNIPPKSDIEDIQIKYPQIYFGELTNNYVITNTKEKEFDYPSGGQNEETIYEGSAGIHLGGMNKLLYAIKEKSSKILISGNITKDSKILIYRNIKERAQKIAPFIYYDDDPYLVIDNEKLYWILDGYTISNNYPYARPFGEGRTNYIRNSVKVVVDAYNGDTTYYIADEKDPVIKTMAKIFPQLFTNMDKMPEGIKEHVRYPQTLFDIQANVYKVYHMTDTDVFYQQEDLWDIANEIYEQEKQVMESNYFIMKLPEEEKEEFLLSIPYTPKNKPNMTALFMARNDGENYGKLIIYKMPKQKNVYGPMQVESKIDQDTTISKEFSLWGQKGSSYIRGNLLTIPIENSLLYVETIYLKADNENSLPEVKRVVVAYGDKIAYEETLEKALDKLFGGAKTPEVTLPEEDVKDPMSVNGMIKRANEVFIKAQEAQKNGNWAEYGKYLDELKILLQRLNQTESVE; from the coding sequence TTGAGAAAAGCAAAAGGTGCATTTTGGGGTATAGGTGTAGTAGTAGTCCTATTCCTTTTAACTTCTTTTACGACTATTATTAATTTTGTAACAGATTATCAATGGTTTAAGGAAGTGGGGTATGATAAAGTTTTTTTAACAAAATTGATGACCCAATTTAAAATGGGTATACCTATTTTCATTGTACTTACACTACTTATTCATTTTTATCTATTATCTATTAAGAAGAATTATAATAAAAAAATCGATACAGCTTATACGAAAATAAGTGAAAAAGGAATTAATCGTATTGCATTAGGAATTTCAACTATTGTTTCTTTTTTAGCAACTATGACCGTATGTAGTAATCTTTGGTTTGAAATATTAAAGTTTTTTAATGCAACAAAGTTTAATATTCTTGATCCAATATTTAAAAATGATATTTCTTTTTATATGTTAAAGCTTCCTTTCTTAGAGCAGATTTATTATCTATTGATGAGTTTTATTGTTTTCTTAGTTATTGTTACAGTTATTTTTTATATGATTTTGATGAGTGTAAAAAGACCTACACTCTTTGATGTGAATCATGAGCCTGAAGACAATGTTAGAAGAATTCATCCGAATGTGAATATGAACAATGGAAAGCAATTATTAAATATAGCATTAGGGCAATTAACGGTTTTAGGAGTATCATTTTTTGTGATTTTAGGCTTAGGATATGTATTTAAAACATATGACTTATTGTATTCACCTCGTGGAGTAGCCTATGGAGCAAGTTTTACAGATATTCATGTAACCTTATGGATTTACAGGGCTAAGATTGTATTAGCTATTATTTCAGCAGTTTTATTAATGGTAGGTGCAAAAAGAAAGCAATTAAGATTAGTCCTTACAGGACCTGTAATCATGATTGTACTATCTATACTAGGAAATGTTGCTGCTTTAGGAGTACAGAATTTTATTGTAGCTCCTGATGAGATTTCCAAGGAAAGAATATATTTAGATCATAATATAAACTATACAAAAATGGCTTATGGACTTGATCATATCGAAGAAAAGGATTTTTCTGCAAAACAAAATTTAACAAGGGAAGATTTAGAAAAAAATATAGAAACCATAAAAAATATTCGTATCAACGATTATCGTCCTACAAAGCAATTTTATAATCAGAGTCAAGGGATTCGATTGTATTATCAATTCCATGATGTGGATATAGATAGATATAATATTGATGGGCAGTTGACTCAAGTATTTTTATCAGGAAGAGAGATTAATGAAGAAAAGATCAATGAACAGTGGATTAATCAGCATTTAAAATATACGCATGGATATGGTGCTGCATTATCTCCTGTAAATGCGATTACCAGTCAGGGACAACCTGATTTACTTATAAAAAATATTCCACCAAAATCAGATATAGAAGATATCCAAATAAAGTATCCACAAATTTATTTTGGAGAACTTACAAATAATTATGTTATTACCAATACAAAGGAAAAAGAATTTGACTATCCTAGTGGTGGTCAAAATGAAGAAACTATTTATGAAGGTAGTGCTGGAATCCATTTAGGAGGAATGAATAAGCTTTTATATGCCATCAAGGAGAAAAGCTCGAAAATATTAATATCTGGAAATATCACGAAGGATAGCAAAATTTTAATCTATAGAAATATTAAAGAAAGAGCACAAAAAATTGCACCATTTATATATTATGATGATGATCCATACCTTGTAATCGATAATGAAAAATTATACTGGATTTTAGATGGTTATACAATCAGTAACAATTATCCTTATGCAAGACCTTTTGGAGAAGGGCGAACGAATTATATTAGAAACTCTGTAAAGGTAGTAGTGGATGCTTATAATGGAGATACAACTTATTATATAGCTGATGAAAAGGATCCTGTTATAAAAACTATGGCAAAAATTTTCCCTCAGTTATTCACAAATATGGATAAAATGCCTGAAGGAATAAAAGAACATGTAAGATATCCACAGACTTTATTTGATATACAGGCAAATGTGTATAAAGTATATCATATGACAGATACAGATGTATTTTATCAACAGGAAGATTTATGGGATATTGCTAATGAGATTTATGAACAAGAAAAACAAGTAATGGAATCAAATTATTTCATTATGAAATTACCAGAGGAAGAAAAGGAAGAATTCTTACTTTCTATTCCATATACGCCAAAGAATAAGCCAAATATGACGGCTCTTTTCATGGCAAGAAATGATGGAGAAAACTATGGGAAATTGATTATTTATAAAATGCCAAAACAAAAGAATGTATATGGTCCAATGCAGGTAGAGTCTAAGATTGATCAGGATACAACGATTTCTAAAGAATTTTCCTTATGGGGACAAAAGGGATCTAGTTATATTCGAGGGAATTTATTAACCATACCAATAGAGAATTCACTTCTTTATGTGGAGACCATTTATTTAAAGGCAGACAATGAAAATAGTTTGCCAGAAGTAAAAAGAGTAGTTGTAGCTTATGGAGATAAAATTGCTTATGAAGAAACATTAGAAAAAGCATTAGATAAACTATTTGGAGGAGCAAAAACACCAGAAGTAACCCTTCCTGAGGAAGATGTTAAAGATCCAATGAGTGTAAATGGAATGATTAAGAGAGCTAATGAAGTATTCATAAAAGCTCAAGAAGCTCAAAAGAATGGAAATTGGGCAGAGTATGGAAAGTATTTAGATGAATTGAAAATATTATTGCAAAGATTAAATCAAACAGAAAGTGTTGAATAA
- a CDS encoding PTS transporter subunit IIC produces MKKNKFSFREYMTKALNGMALGLFSSLIIGLILKQIGDYAGIEALVKFGKIAQFVMGPAIGAGVAFSVGAPPLGVFASIVTGAIGAGTVYSGADGAFIVKIGEPVGAFVASLIGAEFSKMITGKTKVDIVLVPAGTIIIGGLAGIFIGPVMASVMKNLGGIINRATELQPIPMGIVIAALMGMILTLPISSAALSISLGLSGLAAGASAVGCATQMIGFAMASYRENGVGGAIAQGLGTSMLQVPNIIKNPLIWVPPTLASALLGPIATYVLKMENNSIGAGMGTSGLVGQFGTIAAMGDSQSMTLIIGKILLLHFILPAILTLMISGYMRKKGWIKYGDMKLTP; encoded by the coding sequence ATGAAAAAAAATAAATTTTCCTTTAGAGAATATATGACAAAAGCATTAAATGGAATGGCTTTAGGATTGTTTTCTTCTTTGATTATTGGACTTATATTAAAACAAATTGGAGATTATGCAGGAATAGAAGCTTTGGTGAAGTTTGGTAAGATCGCTCAGTTTGTAATGGGACCAGCTATAGGCGCAGGAGTAGCTTTTAGTGTAGGTGCTCCTCCACTAGGAGTTTTTGCGTCCATTGTTACAGGAGCTATAGGTGCAGGAACTGTTTACTCAGGAGCTGATGGAGCTTTTATTGTAAAAATAGGTGAGCCTGTAGGAGCTTTTGTAGCTTCTTTAATTGGTGCAGAATTTTCAAAGATGATCACAGGAAAAACAAAGGTGGATATTGTTTTAGTACCTGCAGGCACGATTATTATTGGAGGTCTTGCTGGAATTTTCATAGGACCTGTTATGGCATCTGTCATGAAAAATTTAGGAGGTATTATCAATAGAGCAACAGAGCTTCAGCCTATTCCTATGGGAATTGTTATCGCAGCTCTTATGGGAATGATTTTAACTCTTCCAATAAGTAGTGCGGCACTTTCTATATCATTAGGTCTTAGTGGACTTGCTGCAGGGGCTTCTGCAGTAGGTTGTGCAACGCAAATGATTGGTTTTGCTATGGCAAGCTATCGGGAAAATGGTGTGGGAGGAGCTATTGCTCAAGGACTTGGAACATCTATGCTACAGGTTCCTAATATTATTAAAAATCCTTTGATTTGGGTACCTCCAACTTTAGCTAGTGCACTCCTTGGACCTATTGCAACCTATGTATTGAAAATGGAAAACAATAGCATTGGTGCAGGGATGGGGACAAGTGGTTTAGTTGGGCAATTTGGAACTATTGCTGCTATGGGGGATAGTCAATCTATGACTTTAATTATAGGCAAAATTCTATTATTACACTTTATTTTGCCAGCTATTTTGACCCTTATGATTTCTGGATATATGAGAAAAAAAGGATGGATTAAATATGGAGATATGAAACTAACTCCATAA
- the nadC gene encoding carboxylating nicotinate-nucleotide diphosphorylase codes for MNYGDTTTDLLIDDASFSEAYMIAKETGVVAGLLVAESVFKLLDENISFKVLKKDGTLVKKGEKIAEIKGSTKNILKGERLALNLLQRMSGIASASRRYADLVKEYQTRVVDTRKTTPNLRILEKYAVRVGGCYNHRFNLSDAVMIKDNHIKAVGSIKKAVERIRENIPHTTKIEVEVTSLKELEEALKARADIIMLDNMDLETMKRAVESTKGRAILEASGNITLERIKDIAKIGVDVISVGALTHSVKAMDISLLIID; via the coding sequence ATGAATTACGGGGACACTACTACTGATCTATTGATTGATGATGCTTCTTTCTCTGAAGCCTATATGATTGCAAAGGAAACAGGTGTTGTAGCAGGTCTTTTGGTGGCTGAAAGTGTTTTTAAATTATTAGATGAAAACATATCATTTAAAGTGTTAAAAAAAGATGGAACTCTTGTAAAAAAAGGAGAAAAAATAGCTGAAATTAAAGGAAGTACAAAGAATATATTGAAGGGTGAAAGATTAGCTTTAAATTTACTTCAAAGAATGTCAGGGATTGCATCTGCGTCAAGAAGATATGCAGATCTTGTGAAGGAGTATCAAACAAGAGTAGTAGATACGAGAAAGACAACTCCGAATCTTAGAATTTTAGAAAAATATGCAGTTCGTGTGGGGGGTTGTTATAATCATCGATTCAATTTATCAGATGCAGTGATGATTAAGGATAATCATATAAAGGCAGTAGGAAGTATAAAGAAAGCAGTAGAAAGAATACGAGAAAATATTCCTCATACAACTAAAATCGAAGTAGAAGTGACTTCCTTAAAGGAACTAGAAGAAGCATTAAAGGCAAGGGCTGATATTATTATGTTAGATAATATGGATTTAGAAACCATGAAAAGAGCTGTTGAAAGTACAAAAGGTAGGGCCATTCTTGAAGCTTCTGGAAATATTACTTTAGAAAGAATAAAAGATATTGCAAAAATTGGTGTGGATGTAATTTCTGTAGGAGCTCTTACCCACTCTGTAAAAGCAATGGATATTAGTTTGCTAATTATAGACTAA
- the nadB gene encoding L-aspartate oxidase: MKSRYISGFHDVNSKKDCDVVIIGTGVAGLFTALNISSKERVIVLSKTKLNNNNSNLAQGGIAACVNQEDDFKSHYEDTLRAGAYYNREETTQTLIKEAPKNIKKLLTYGTNFDQDENGNLRVTREGGHSKRRILHAKDATGREVIRSLGVEIESRKNIHVDEDVFAIDLITNKNEVCGVLAVNEHGERIIYQSKAVVLATGGVGQVYKNTTNPEVTTGDGIAMVYRAGGAIHDMEFIQFHPTAMYSEKNGQKFLISESVRGEGAVLRNVKGETFMKKYHKMADLAPRDIVARSIFTEKSINHTPYVYLDITHKTPSFIKNRFPMIYERCLEEGIDMTKEYIPVSPVQHYIMGGIYTDIDGKTNIEGLYACGECACTGVHGANRLASNSLLEGLVFGNRVVQSLTQYISNKRINALPVMPMIEYKGSKDLDFDYIKEKIENIMDEYISIVRSQNGLKVALKEIKKLSNQLLGCKESIKYYECRNMCTVAILIIKAALKREKSLGAHYRVDTEGQGCIINF; this comes from the coding sequence ATGAAATCCAGATATATAAGTGGTTTTCATGATGTAAATAGTAAAAAAGATTGTGATGTAGTGATAATCGGTACAGGGGTTGCAGGGCTTTTTACGGCTTTAAATATAAGTTCAAAAGAACGGGTTATTGTTCTTTCAAAAACAAAGCTAAATAATAACAATAGTAATCTAGCTCAAGGTGGGATTGCTGCTTGTGTAAATCAAGAGGATGATTTTAAATCTCATTATGAAGATACATTAAGAGCGGGAGCTTATTATAATAGAGAAGAGACTACTCAAACATTGATTAAAGAAGCACCAAAAAATATCAAAAAATTATTAACGTATGGTACAAATTTTGATCAAGATGAGAATGGAAATTTAAGGGTAACCCGAGAAGGTGGACATAGTAAAAGGAGGATTCTTCATGCAAAGGATGCTACAGGAAGAGAAGTAATCAGATCTTTAGGAGTAGAAATAGAAAGCAGAAAAAATATACATGTGGATGAAGATGTTTTTGCTATAGATCTCATAACCAATAAAAATGAAGTTTGTGGAGTTTTGGCTGTAAATGAGCATGGGGAAAGAATAATTTACCAAAGTAAGGCAGTTGTTTTAGCAACAGGTGGGGTGGGACAAGTATATAAAAATACTACAAACCCAGAAGTTACTACAGGAGATGGAATAGCCATGGTTTATCGTGCAGGAGGGGCTATTCATGATATGGAATTTATACAATTTCATCCTACTGCCATGTATAGTGAAAAAAATGGACAAAAATTCTTGATTTCTGAATCTGTAAGGGGAGAAGGCGCAGTACTGAGAAATGTAAAAGGTGAAACTTTTATGAAAAAATATCATAAAATGGCTGATTTAGCACCAAGAGATATTGTTGCAAGGAGCATTTTTACAGAAAAAAGTATCAACCATACTCCTTATGTTTATTTAGATATTACTCATAAAACTCCTTCCTTTATTAAAAATAGATTTCCTATGATCTATGAAAGATGTTTAGAAGAAGGAATAGATATGACAAAGGAATATATTCCTGTATCTCCTGTACAGCATTATATTATGGGAGGAATCTATACAGATATAGATGGAAAAACAAATATTGAAGGACTTTATGCATGTGGAGAATGTGCTTGCACAGGGGTTCATGGGGCAAATCGACTTGCGAGCAATTCACTACTTGAAGGGCTTGTGTTTGGAAATCGAGTAGTGCAGTCTTTAACTCAATATATTTCAAATAAAAGGATAAATGCTTTACCGGTTATGCCAATGATTGAATATAAAGGATCTAAAGATTTAGATTTTGATTATATAAAAGAAAAGATTGAGAATATTATGGACGAATATATATCTATCGTAAGAAGTCAGAATGGATTAAAGGTTGCATTAAAAGAGATCAAAAAGTTAAGTAACCAATTATTAGGATGTAAAGAAAGCATAAAGTATTATGAATGTAGAAATATGTGTACGGTTGCAATCCTTATTATAAAAGCAGCCCTAAAAAGGGAAAAAAGTCTTGGAGCACATTATAGAGTAGATACGGAGGGTCAAGGGTGTATAATAAATTTTTAG
- the nadA gene encoding quinolinate synthase NadA, which translates to MNEKEMIQEIQCLKKEKNAVILAHNYQIPEVQDIADIVGDSLKLSQEAAKTDADVIVFAGVRFMAESAKILSPDKKVLLPVYDAGCPMADMVDAESLRIFKKEYPDVPIVCYVNSSAEVKAESDICCTSSNALKIVKSIKKDKILFVPDQNLGSYIKEQVPEKEIILWEGYCITHHRVRSIEVNAAKNNHPNALVLVHPECSKAVVEKADFVGSTAQIIDYAKKSENKSFIIGTEMGILHQLRKDNPDKKFYLISPALTCYNMKKTSLEDIYNALKFDQYEIKVEKDLRQRSLVSLERMLKIS; encoded by the coding sequence ATGAATGAAAAAGAGATGATCCAAGAAATACAATGTTTAAAAAAAGAAAAAAATGCTGTTATTTTAGCACATAACTATCAAATACCAGAAGTGCAAGATATTGCTGATATTGTAGGAGATTCATTAAAGCTTAGTCAAGAGGCTGCCAAAACGGATGCAGATGTAATTGTTTTTGCTGGGGTTCGTTTTATGGCTGAAAGTGCAAAAATATTATCTCCTGATAAAAAGGTATTATTACCTGTATATGATGCAGGCTGTCCAATGGCAGATATGGTAGATGCTGAAAGCCTTAGAATATTCAAAAAAGAGTATCCAGATGTTCCGATTGTCTGTTATGTAAATTCTTCAGCAGAAGTAAAAGCAGAAAGTGATATTTGTTGTACTTCTTCTAATGCTTTAAAAATTGTAAAGAGCATAAAGAAAGATAAAATATTATTTGTACCAGATCAAAATTTAGGAAGTTATATCAAAGAACAAGTGCCAGAAAAGGAAATTATTCTCTGGGAAGGATATTGTATCACTCACCATAGGGTAAGAAGCATAGAAGTAAATGCTGCAAAGAACAATCATCCAAATGCATTGGTATTAGTACATCCAGAATGTAGTAAAGCGGTAGTTGAAAAGGCTGATTTTGTAGGAAGTACTGCTCAAATTATTGATTATGCGAAGAAATCAGAGAATAAATCATTTATTATTGGAACAGAGATGGGAATACTTCATCAACTTAGGAAGGATAACCCTGATAAAAAATTCTATTTAATCTCTCCAGCTTTAACTTGTTATAATATGAAAAAAACGTCTCTTGAAGATATTTATAATGCTTTGAAATTTGACCAATATGAGATAAAGGTAGAGAAAGATTTAAGACAACGTTCATTAGTTTCCCTTGAGAGAATGCTCAAAATTAGTTAA
- a CDS encoding transcription repressor NadR, with the protein MTTDERRKAIIKILKDQEEPITGTALAKEFKVSRQVIVQDIAVMRAQGENILATSNGYMMIKFDGKNKNIKTIICRHKGYAHMEEELKIMVDMGAKVLDVIVEHPIYGEIRSSLMITSRMDIEEFMEKVKENDAAPLASLTGGDHVHTVEVPNNRAYEKMIKALKEKGYLVKGE; encoded by the coding sequence ATGACAACGGATGAAAGAAGAAAAGCTATAATAAAAATATTAAAAGATCAGGAAGAACCCATAACGGGAACAGCTCTTGCTAAAGAGTTTAAAGTAAGTAGACAAGTAATTGTACAGGATATTGCTGTTATGCGTGCACAAGGGGAAAATATTTTAGCTACTTCTAATGGGTATATGATGATAAAATTTGATGGAAAAAATAAAAACATCAAGACCATTATATGTCGACACAAGGGGTATGCCCATATGGAAGAAGAGTTAAAAATTATGGTAGATATGGGTGCAAAGGTATTAGATGTGATTGTGGAGCATCCTATTTATGGGGAAATTAGAAGTTCTTTGATGATTACGTCAAGAATGGATATAGAAGAGTTTATGGAGAAGGTAAAGGAAAATGATGCAGCACCATTAGCTTCTTTGACAGGTGGAGATCATGTTCATACGGTAGAGGTTCCAAATAATAGAGCTTATGAAAAAATGATAAAAGCTTTAAAAGAAAAAGGATATTTGGTAAAGGGAGAATAA